Proteins from a genomic interval of Corvus moneduloides isolate bCorMon1 chromosome 6, bCorMon1.pri, whole genome shotgun sequence:
- the LOC116445233 gene encoding tetra-peptide repeat homeobox protein 1-like yields the protein MSDGAGPLRVLHHPPPRVPRRAARAPGPRERRAGGDVTGSAPVPEGERLARELGARVPHPDPNPEPTLDPDPDPGPVPIPVRIPGPVSVPVRWRQQLNPPEDDGAHSGSRGAGSSP from the coding sequence ATGTCGGACGGAGCGGGGCCGTTACGGGTATTACATCACCCTCCGCCCCGGGTCCCGCGCCGCGCTGCGCGTGCGCCGGGCCCGCGGGAGCGGCGCGCGGGCGGTGACGTCACTGGCTCCGCCCCTGTCCCTGAGGGGGAGAGGCTGGCGCGAGAGCTGGGGGCGCGTGTTCCCCATCCCGATCCAAATCCTGAGCCCACTCtcgatcccgatcccgatcccggtccTGTTCCGATTCCAGTCCGGATCCCGGGCCCGGTCTCGGTCCCGGTGCGGTGGCGTCAGCAGCTCAACCCACCTGAGGATGATGGAGCGCACAGTGGGTCCCGAGGTGCTGGCTCGTCTccctga
- the PPM1A gene encoding protein phosphatase 1A isoform X1, translated as MGAFLDKPKMEKHNAQGQGNGLRYGLSSMQGWRVEMEDAHTAVIGLPNGLDGWSFFAVYDGHAGSQVAKYCCEHLLDHITSNQDFKGPDGPPSVESVKSGIRTGFLQIDEHMRVISEKKHGADRSGSTAVGVMISPQHTYFINCGDSRGLLCRNRKVHFFTQDHKPSNPLEKERIQNAGGSVMIQRVNGSLAVSRALGDFDYKCVHGKGPTEQLVSPEPEVYEIERSEEDDQFIILACDGIWDVMGNEELCDFVRSRLEVTDDLEKVCNEIVDTCLYKGSRDNMSVILICFPNAPKVSPEAVKREAELDKYLESRVEEIIKKQGEGVPDLVHVMRTLATESIPNLPPGGELASKRSVIEAVYNRLNPYRNDDASGLSRNCCKDGHSRL; from the exons ATGGGAGCATTTTTAGACAAGCCAAAGATGGAGAAGCATAATGCCCAGGGGCAGGGGAATGGGCTGCGTTACGGTCTGAGCAGTATGCAAGGCTGGCGCGTGGAAATGGAGGATGCACACACGGCTGTGATTGGGTTGCCAAATGGACTTGATGGGTGGTCGTTTTTTGCTGTCTATGATGGGCACGCTGGATCACAGGTTGCCAAGTACTGCTGTGAGCATTTATTAGATCACATCACAAGCAACCAGGATTTTAAAGGGCCAGATGGGCCACCATCTGTGGAAAGTGTAAAGAGCGGCATCAGAACAGGTTTTCTGCAAATTGATGAACACATGAGAGTCATCTCCGAGAAGAAGCATGGCGCAGATAGAAGTGGGTCAACAGCTGTGGGTGTCATGATTTCTCCCCAACACACGTACTTCATCAACTGTGGAGACTCGAGAGGTTTGCTCTGTCGAAACAGGAAGGTTCACTTCTTCACACAGGATCACAAACCAAGTAATCCACTGGAGAAGGAGCGTATACAGAATGCAGGTGGCTCCGTAATGATTCAGCGTGTGAATGGCTCCCTTGCTGTTTCAAGGGCACTTGGGGACTTTGATTACAAATGTGTCCATGGGAAAGGTCCCACAGAACAGCTGGTCTCACCCGAGCCTGAAGTTTATGAAATTGAGAGATCAGAAGAAGATGATCAGTTCATCATCCTGGCTTGCGATGGTATCTGGGATGTTATGGGAAATGAAGAGCTGTGTGACTTTGTAAGATCCAGACTTGAAGTCACTGATGACCTTGAGAAAGTTTGCAATGAGATAGTTGACACCTGCTTGTACAAG GGAAGTCGAGACAACATGAGTGTGATATTGATCTGTTTTCCGAATGCACCAAAGGTATCACCAGAGGCGGTGAAAAGAGAGGCAGAGTTGGACAAGTACCTGGAAAGCAGAGTAGAAG AGATCATAAAGAAGCAGGGTGAAGGAGTGCCAGACTTAGTCCACGTGATGCGTACGTTAGCAACTGAGAGCATCCCAAACCTCCCGCCGGGAGGGGAGTTGGCAAGCAA ACGGAGTGTGATTGAAGCCGTGTATAACAGACTGAACCCCTACAGGAATGATGATGCT TCTGGATTATCCAGAAACTGCTGCAAGGATGGGCACTCCAGACTTTAA
- the PPM1A gene encoding protein phosphatase 1A isoform X2 — protein sequence MGAFLDKPKMEKHNAQGQGNGLRYGLSSMQGWRVEMEDAHTAVIGLPNGLDGWSFFAVYDGHAGSQVAKYCCEHLLDHITSNQDFKGPDGPPSVESVKSGIRTGFLQIDEHMRVISEKKHGADRSGSTAVGVMISPQHTYFINCGDSRGLLCRNRKVHFFTQDHKPSNPLEKERIQNAGGSVMIQRVNGSLAVSRALGDFDYKCVHGKGPTEQLVSPEPEVYEIERSEEDDQFIILACDGIWDVMGNEELCDFVRSRLEVTDDLEKVCNEIVDTCLYKGSRDNMSVILICFPNAPKVSPEAVKREAELDKYLESRVEEIIKKQGEGVPDLVHVMRTLATESIPNLPPGGELASKRSVIEAVYNRLNPYRNDDADSASTDDMW from the exons ATGGGAGCATTTTTAGACAAGCCAAAGATGGAGAAGCATAATGCCCAGGGGCAGGGGAATGGGCTGCGTTACGGTCTGAGCAGTATGCAAGGCTGGCGCGTGGAAATGGAGGATGCACACACGGCTGTGATTGGGTTGCCAAATGGACTTGATGGGTGGTCGTTTTTTGCTGTCTATGATGGGCACGCTGGATCACAGGTTGCCAAGTACTGCTGTGAGCATTTATTAGATCACATCACAAGCAACCAGGATTTTAAAGGGCCAGATGGGCCACCATCTGTGGAAAGTGTAAAGAGCGGCATCAGAACAGGTTTTCTGCAAATTGATGAACACATGAGAGTCATCTCCGAGAAGAAGCATGGCGCAGATAGAAGTGGGTCAACAGCTGTGGGTGTCATGATTTCTCCCCAACACACGTACTTCATCAACTGTGGAGACTCGAGAGGTTTGCTCTGTCGAAACAGGAAGGTTCACTTCTTCACACAGGATCACAAACCAAGTAATCCACTGGAGAAGGAGCGTATACAGAATGCAGGTGGCTCCGTAATGATTCAGCGTGTGAATGGCTCCCTTGCTGTTTCAAGGGCACTTGGGGACTTTGATTACAAATGTGTCCATGGGAAAGGTCCCACAGAACAGCTGGTCTCACCCGAGCCTGAAGTTTATGAAATTGAGAGATCAGAAGAAGATGATCAGTTCATCATCCTGGCTTGCGATGGTATCTGGGATGTTATGGGAAATGAAGAGCTGTGTGACTTTGTAAGATCCAGACTTGAAGTCACTGATGACCTTGAGAAAGTTTGCAATGAGATAGTTGACACCTGCTTGTACAAG GGAAGTCGAGACAACATGAGTGTGATATTGATCTGTTTTCCGAATGCACCAAAGGTATCACCAGAGGCGGTGAAAAGAGAGGCAGAGTTGGACAAGTACCTGGAAAGCAGAGTAGAAG AGATCATAAAGAAGCAGGGTGAAGGAGTGCCAGACTTAGTCCACGTGATGCGTACGTTAGCAACTGAGAGCATCCCAAACCTCCCGCCGGGAGGGGAGTTGGCAAGCAA ACGGAGTGTGATTGAAGCCGTGTATAACAGACTGAACCCCTACAGGAATGATGATGCT gatTCTGCCTCAACTGATGATATGTGGTAA
- the PPM1A gene encoding protein phosphatase 1A isoform X3: MGAFLDKPKMEKHNAQGQGNGLRYGLSSMQGWRVEMEDAHTAVIGLPNGLDGWSFFAVYDGHAGSQVAKYCCEHLLDHITSNQDFKGPDGPPSVESVKSGIRTGFLQIDEHMRVISEKKHGADRSGSTAVGVMISPQHTYFINCGDSRGLLCRNRKVHFFTQDHKPSNPLEKERIQNAGGSVMIQRVNGSLAVSRALGDFDYKCVHGKGPTEQLVSPEPEVYEIERSEEDDQFIILACDGIWDVMGNEELCDFVRSRLEVTDDLEKVCNEIVDTCLYKGSRDNMSVILICFPNAPKVSPEAVKREAELDKYLESRVEDGV; encoded by the exons ATGGGAGCATTTTTAGACAAGCCAAAGATGGAGAAGCATAATGCCCAGGGGCAGGGGAATGGGCTGCGTTACGGTCTGAGCAGTATGCAAGGCTGGCGCGTGGAAATGGAGGATGCACACACGGCTGTGATTGGGTTGCCAAATGGACTTGATGGGTGGTCGTTTTTTGCTGTCTATGATGGGCACGCTGGATCACAGGTTGCCAAGTACTGCTGTGAGCATTTATTAGATCACATCACAAGCAACCAGGATTTTAAAGGGCCAGATGGGCCACCATCTGTGGAAAGTGTAAAGAGCGGCATCAGAACAGGTTTTCTGCAAATTGATGAACACATGAGAGTCATCTCCGAGAAGAAGCATGGCGCAGATAGAAGTGGGTCAACAGCTGTGGGTGTCATGATTTCTCCCCAACACACGTACTTCATCAACTGTGGAGACTCGAGAGGTTTGCTCTGTCGAAACAGGAAGGTTCACTTCTTCACACAGGATCACAAACCAAGTAATCCACTGGAGAAGGAGCGTATACAGAATGCAGGTGGCTCCGTAATGATTCAGCGTGTGAATGGCTCCCTTGCTGTTTCAAGGGCACTTGGGGACTTTGATTACAAATGTGTCCATGGGAAAGGTCCCACAGAACAGCTGGTCTCACCCGAGCCTGAAGTTTATGAAATTGAGAGATCAGAAGAAGATGATCAGTTCATCATCCTGGCTTGCGATGGTATCTGGGATGTTATGGGAAATGAAGAGCTGTGTGACTTTGTAAGATCCAGACTTGAAGTCACTGATGACCTTGAGAAAGTTTGCAATGAGATAGTTGACACCTGCTTGTACAAG GGAAGTCGAGACAACATGAGTGTGATATTGATCTGTTTTCCGAATGCACCAAAGGTATCACCAGAGGCGGTGAAAAGAGAGGCAGAGTTGGACAAGTACCTGGAAAGCAGAGTAGAAG ACGGAGTGTGA